The window ACGGGCAAGACGGATACTCCAATCGTGACCACACTTTGTGATCACACTCGTCGCCCGTCAATGCTCCGCCGTCGCGCGTTTGCAGAAAATAGTCGCATTGACGGCAATTGAATTGGGCATCGGCAATCAATTTAGGCAGGCTCGGCCACCACTCTTCAACGGTTGCGTTGCGGGTTGACACTTCAACGAATAGGATCACAATATGTGATCACACTCTTCATAGTTTGCTTGGCTTGATCATGACGAACGCCCCCGCGATGAGCCGCGCACCCCCGGAAATTCTTTGCTCATGAAGCTTGCACCTATCACTTACCATCGAGCCGACAGCCTGGCGGATGCGGTCTCGCTGCTCGTCAACTACAAGGGCGACGCAAAACTAATAGCCGGCGGGCAAAGCCTCATGCCGATGCTCGCGTATCGTCTTCTTGCGCCCGACGCGCTGATCGATATTGGCCGCATCGATGAGTTGAAAACGATTCGAATTGATGCAGCAGGTATTCGAATAGGCGCCTGTGTGCGGTGGTGCGACATTGAGCGACATTCCGATATTGCGAACGGCTATCCCCTTCTCCACTACGCTATCCGTCACATCGCCCATTACCAAGTGCGAAACCGCGGCACGATCGGCGGCAGCCTGGCGCATGCCGATCCGGCGGCGGAATTTGCAGCAGTTGTGCTGGCCTGCAGCGGCATCATGGAGATTCGCGGCAGAGATGGCACACGTTTCATTGAAGCTGACCATTTCTTCCGCGGCCTGCTAACCACCGACCTGCAGGACGACGAGGTTATTGTCGCCGTGAGGCTGCCGCCATGGGACCCGTCCTATCGTTGGGGCTTTAAGGAGTTCGCCCGCAGAAGCGGTGACTTCGCACTTGCAGGTGTGTCCCTGCAGTTCAGCCTTGAGTACGGACGCGCTGTTCGGTCCCGTATCGTCGGCTTTGGCGTCGCGGACCGGCCCGTTATCCTTTCGCAAGCGCAGGCGGTTCTCGACGGCGCAGAGCCCGATGCTCAAGCGATTGCTCGGGTTGCGGCCGCCGCGCAACGAGAAGTGGATCCCCCGGACGATCCGCACGCGCCATCTGAATATCGCCGGGCGTTGCTGGGGACGTTGCTGGAAAGAGCCTTGGTTGAGGCCCTTGCACGTGCGCGAGAACCCTCGTGACAAACCCGACAAGAGTGAATTTTACCGTGAATGGTGTTCCATCAAAGGTTCTTGTCGAACCCCGCAGGACGCTGGCTGATTGCCTACGGCACGATTTGAACCTGACCGGAACACACGTCGGTTGTGAGCACGGAGTGTGTGGCGCCTGCACCGTCATCGTGGATGGCGACGCCGTTCGATCTTGTCTGATGCTGGCCGTGCAGGCTGAGGGCGGCAATCTTGCCACTGTCGAGAGTTTAGGGTCTGCAGAATCGATGTCTGTCCTTCAGCAGGCATTCCAGGACAATCATGCCCTACAATGCGGCTTTTGCACTCCCGGCATCCTCATGACGGCTCATGCCCTCCTTGGTCGCGAGCCGCGGGCAAGCGACGAACGCATTACGGAGGTCCTCTCGGGCAACATATGTCGCTGCACCGGCTATATTCCCATTGTCAAAGCGATCGCGCAGGCGCGGAATATTCTCGCGGATGCATCACGAGGACCGCACAGTGAAGACGTCTAACAGCAATACGTATGTCGGGAGCCCGCTTCTCCGGACGGAAGACCCGCGCCTCTTGACGGGAGGCGGCTGCTTTCTGGACGACCTGCACAGGCCCGGGACGCTTCACGCGGTCGTGGTGCGCAGCCAAGTCGCCCACGGCATGCTGCGCGGCATCGATTCAACCGCGGCACGAGCCCTCAGAGGTGTCCATGCAATTTTCTGCGCTTCTGATATCGAGGGCGAGCTCGGAAGGATCCCTATCCGCATCGCGCCACTGGCGGGTACCGAGCCCTATTGCCAGCCGATTATAGCATCCGGCAAGGTCCGCTACGTGGGCGAACCCGTTGCGATTGTCATCGCGGAGAGCCAGGCGATCGCCGAGGACGCCGCCGGTCTCATCGACATTGACATTGATCCATGCGCTCCGATTGCGACAGCAGCTGCCGGCGAGCAGGATAAGTCCATTCTGTTCGAAGAAACCGGCACCAACATTGCTTCGCAATACCGCATAGGTCGTGGTGACATCGAAACGGCTTTCGCCCAAGCGTCCTATATCCGCCGCGAGCGGTTTTCTGTCCAGCGCCACACGGCGATGCCCATGGAAATGCGAGGCCTGCTCGCCGAATGGGATCCCGAGCGCGGCCACATGACGGTATGGGGCGCTGCAAAGGTGCCGTTTTTCAATCGAAAAACCCTCGCCGGAATGCTGTCGCTGCCTCATGAAAAAGTGGACCTGATCGAGCTCGATGTCGGCGGTGGTTTCGGAGTTCGGGGCGAGTTCTACCCGGAAGATTTCCTTGTGCCATTCGCGTCGCGCCGACTCGGCCGCCCGGTCAAGTGGCAGGAAGACCGGCGCGAACACATGATGGCCACGGTCCATTCGCGGGAGGTCTGCTGCGATCTGGAGATCGCATGTTCGGCCACAGGGCTGGTGCTCGGGCTGCGCGCCCGGGTCATTGCGGATCTCGGTGCCTATATGAGCACCACCGGCGGCATTCTGGCCTCGCGGACCGGCCAGTTTCTCCCAGGTCCCTACCGCATCCCCCACGTCGGGCTCGAAGTGCTGTCCGTGGTCACCAACAAGACCCCTGCCGGCAGCTACCGTGGGCCGGGCCGCTTTGAATCGAGTTTTTTCCGCGAGCGCCTGTTTGACATCGCCGCCCGCGAGCTCGGCATCGACCCGGTCGAGTTCCGACGGCGCAACCTGGTCACCAGCGCCGAACTTCCCTACGCGATCGGCCAGCTCGTGCCCTATGAGGGCGAGACCAGCTATGATTGCGGCGACTATCCCGCCGTGATGGAACGGTGCACCAGTGAAATCGGCTGGACCGAAAAATTATCCTTGCGCGGTCAGCTGATCGATGGCCGCTACCATGGCCTCGGTATCGGCTGCTTCGTGGACAGCAGCGGCGCCGGCCCCAAGGAAAATGCCCGATTGCGGATGGAAGCGGCGGGGCGAATTTCGGTATTCGTGGGATCCTCCGCGCTGGGTCAGGGAATCGAGACGGCATTCGCCCAGATCTGCGCCGACGCCCTGCAGATTCCGATGGACCGCATCTCTATCTTTCACGGATCGACGACCCTGCTTGCGGAGGGCTTCGGATCCTTTCATTCGCGTTCGATGATCATGGGTGGCAATGCGATTGTCGATGCCGCCAACCGTCTGATCGAAATATGCCGCGGAATTGCTGCAGAAAAATGGGCCTGCGCAGTCGAAACGATCGCCTATGCCGACGGTACGTTTCGCGCCGGACAGCGACGCCCCCTGGGACTCGCGGACCTGACGACGGCTGATGGCGCAGCCATCGAATCGCACGGCTCTTTCGGTACCAAGGCGAAGCCCTTCAGCTACGGCACCCACGCCGCGCACGTCGCCGTGGATATTGCAACGGGACATGTGGCACTGCTGGACTACGTCGCGGTGGAGGATGTCGGCCGCATGATCAATCCCATGATCGTGCAAGGTCAGAAGATCGGATCGATCGTCCAGGGACTGGGCGGCGTATTTCTGGAAAATCTGCTCTATGACGATCAGGCGCAACTGCTGACCGGCTCGCTCGCGGACTATCTGCTGCCGACCTCGACGGATTTCCCAAGAATCCGCGCGATCACGCTCGACCTAACTCGCACCACGCGCAATCCGCTCGGCGTAAAGGGAGCGGGCGAGGATGGAATCTCGCCGGTGGCGGGCGTCATCGGCAATGCGATCGCCGATGCGCTGTCGGCATTTCACGTTGAGCCGTGCGAGCTGCCCATTACGCCGGCGGCGCTCTGGAAACTGATTCAGAAGAGCCAAGGTGCATCCACGGCGCTTGCAGATGAAGGTCCCAGTCTCAATCGATCTGCCGCCCCACACGTCTGACCGCGATCAACTTTAGCGACGGCGCCGCAATAACGAGGCCTGCCCCGTTTCGCGCCAAATGCCTGCAGTTTCTGCCGATCATTTCACCTTGACCCTCACTAGCTGTGATCACACACTGTGATCAGTATTCTTCGTGAGGAGAGAACTTCATGGCTGACAGACTCAAAGACACTCATGCGATATCGCTAAGAATGTCCCGCCGGCGAGCCATTGCGGGCGGAGCGGCGTTGGCGTTCACGCTACCGTTTGCGCACTCCAGCCTCGCGCAGGCGCGCAAATCCATCACCAGCACGGTAGTCGGCGGCACTTTCCAAAAAGTCTACGACGAGACCCTAGTGAAGCCTTTCGAGGCGGCCAACAATGTAGATGTCGCCCTGAAGATCGGCTCTCCGAACGAGTGGCTTGCCAGCGCCATTATGAACCGCTTCGCCCCGGAGCTTGACGTCCTATTGTTGCCGTATCCGGATTCGATCCGCGCCGTGAAGGCTGGTATCTGCGAAGAATTGACAGTGGCCGAATTGCCGAACTTGGCCGACGTTTATCCCCAGTTCATCGATGGCTATGCAAAGCAAGGCGTCGGCATCGACTTTATCAGTTTCGGACTGATCCATCGCACCGACTCCAAGCTGGCAAAGCCCGTCTCCTGGATGGATTTATTCAAACCGGAGTACAAAGGCAAAATCGCCATTCCCACCCTGTCGATTTCCGGCGGAGTGCAGTTCCTGCTGACCATGGCCCAACTGCATGGTGGCAGCGTAGATAACATCGAGCCAGGCTTCGAAGCCGTGAAGCGCATGAAGCCGAACATCATGCGCTTCTATACGAGCAAATCCGAAGGACAGCAGATCATGGAACGGGGCACCGCCGCGCTTATCATGGGCGAGCACAATGTCGCCGCCGCCCTGATCGATAATGCCGTGCCAATCGAATTCCTGACGCCCGCGGAAGGCGTGATGGTTGGCATGATTTCGCTTCACGTCGTGAAAAACTCGAAGAACACCCAGGCTGCCAAGAACTTTGTGAATTTCACCATCTCGAGTGAGGCGAACGGTGCTTTCAACAGCCGGCTGATCGCGGGCCCCACCAACAAGAAGGTCGTCCTCAAACCCGAAATCGCGGCGCGCATACCAACCTATGAGCATCTGCTGTTTCCCGACTGGAACAAGATTGTCGACAGGTTGCCGACCTGGTTGGAACGCTGGAATCGGGAAATCGTCGGCTGATGGAAGACCGATTGGCCCCTTGGATGCGAGCAACTCTACTACTGACGCCGGCGGCGTTGCTCGTTGCGCTTTTTATGCTGGCGCCAATTGGCTTACTGCTGGCCTACAGCTTGCTGCCGGCCAATACGATGGCGCTGACCGCCGCCGGCGGCGTAACCTTGCACAACTATGGGCGCCTGCTGCTGGACTGGTATTACCTGCGGATCATCGGATCGACGATGATCATGAGCCTGATCGTCACCCTGGCTTCCGTCGTGATCGCTTGGCCGCTGGCTTATTTTCTGTGGCGATCATCGAAGCGCTGGCGCCCGATTCTGACGATGGGACTTCTTGCGCCGCTGCTGGTCAGCATTCCCATTCGCAACTATGGCTGGGTCGTGCTTCTCGACCAGCAGGGCATCATCAACCAGACACTCATATGGTTGGGGATCACCGCAAGCCCGATCGAACTGGTTCATTCGGATTTCGGAATGGTACTGGGCCTGACCCATGTGCTGATGCCGTTTGTCGTGCTGTCGGCACTGGCGACACTCGACCGGGTCAATTTCAACATTGTCGATGCGGCGCGGACGCTCGGCGCCGGGCGTCTTCGCGTAGCGATGGAAATCGTTTTTCCTCTCGCTGTGCCGGGCATCGTTAGTGGGGCGATCTTGGTGTTCTGCATCGCGATCTCGTCGTACGTGACGCCCGCGCTTATGGGACGCGGTGGCACCTCGGTGGCAACGCTGCTGATCTATGAGCAATTCATGAAAAACTTCGACTGGCCATTTGGTGCGGCGATTGCAATTTTCTTGGTCGCTGTGTCGGGATTGGTGCTGATGACATCGCTGTGGGGTGCCAACCGCTATTTCGGTCGTCTGGTGCGGGGCATTTGACGTGAGAGTGGCTTACAAAATCCTCATCGCGTGCCTCTATGCATTCGTGTTCGCTCCAATTGTCATTATTTTGATCCTTTCCTTCAACAGCGGAAAAGGCATCTCGCTGCCTATCAGCGGTCTGTCGTTGCGCTGGTACGCCGCTGCGCTGACTGATCGCACCTTCACCGGTCCCCTGATCACCAGCCTGTGGTTGGCGGCCGGCGCGACTGCGATGGCCCTGCCGCCGGCGATCCTCGCTGCGCTGGCCTTGTCGCGGAAGAATTTTCGCGGTGCGGCCGCCGTCGAGGTGCTCCTGATGGCTCCCCTCCTGGTGCCGACCATCGTCATCGGCATGGGCCTGCTGATCTACTTTTCGCTGATTGGGCTGCAAAACGCCCCGCTGCGGCTGCTGCTCGCGCACTGGCTGATCGTATTTCCTTACTGCACACGCACCGTCCTGGCGAGCCTGGCGCGCATGGACCGAACCCTGATCGAAGGCGCGCGCAGTCTAGGTGCCACGCCGCTCCGGGCTTTCCTGTATGTGACTCTCCCGATGATCTCGCCGGGCATCATCGCCGGCGCCCTGTTCGGCTTCATCATCTCGTTCGGTGACGTGCCTGTCTCGCTGTTCCTCGCGAACGCCCGGACCACCACGCTGCCACTCACCATCATGTCTTCGCTGGAGTACCAAATGGATCCCAGCGTCATCGCCATGTCGGCTCTGGTAATATTCGGAAGCTTCGCGCTGGCGCTGGTCGGAGAACGTCTGGTCGGTCTTCATTCCTTGCTCGGAGCCAAATCGTGAAAGAACTTTCGATCGACCAGGCGACCAAGCGTTATGAGGACAACGTTGTCCTGAATGAGGTCTGCATTGACGTCGCTGCCGGTGAATTCGTGACCCTGCTGGGACCAAGCGGTTGCGGCAAGAGCACGACGCTGCGCGCGGTCGCCGGTCTGCTCGACCTCGACAGCGGTACCATCAAGATCGGCGGGCGCGATGTGACGCGGGTGCCGATCGAGCATCGCGACATTGGCCTGGTGTTCCAGAACCTGGCGCTGTTTCCACACATGACAGTGGCGAACAACATCGCTTTTGGCCTGCGCATGCGTGGCGTCGGCTCGGCCGAGCGCGCCGTGCGCGTCAAGGCGGCATTGGATATGGTGCGGCTATCCGATTTTGGCGAGCGCTTTCCGGATCAGTTGTCGGGCGGCCAGCAGCAGCGCGTGGCGATAGCACGGGCGCTGGTCACCAACCCGTCGGTCCTACTGCTCGACGAGCCCTTTGCGGCGTTAGATAGGAAGCTGCGTGAAGAAATGCAGTCCGAACTGCGGCAGCTGACCCGTCGCGTTGGGATCACGTCAATCTTTGTCACACACGACCAGGAGGAAGCCCTCACCCTGTCCGACAGGATCGTGGTGATGAACCGAGGGTACGTCGAACAGATCGGCCGTCCCGAAGAAATTTACGCTAACCCGTCCACACGCTTCTGTGCCGACTTCATGGGCGTGCGAAACATGTTTGCCGCCGAGATCGTCGATGTGGCGGACGGCTCGCTGCGCGCCAGGGCTGGCGGTCTCGACATCCTCGCAGAGCATGATGGGCGCTACCGCACATTTGCCGGCAAGACCGTCGAACTGGCCATACGGCCGGAGGCGATCCGCATGAAACCCAGCAGCGAAAACCCTGCAACGTCGAATAGCATTGTCGGCACCGTTTCCAGCCGGATCTTCCAGGGCGCCTTCGCCGCCTTCGAGGTCGAAGTCGATATCGGTGGACCAGCGACGTTATCGGTTCGAGCCAGCAGTTTCGCCGACCGCGCGATCTTCGTTCCAGATGTCAGTGAGCAAGTATTACTGGAATGGAATGCCGGCGACCTGATTGTGATGCGCAATTCGCTGCACTGAAGACGCGGCGCGCATTGCGGCTGGAAAATGATTGAAACGAGCACCGGCAACTAATGAAAACGCTCATTCAGAACCTGAACTTTGCGATATTGGTCGACGCCTCCGATACAGTGCTGCGCAATGCCTCAATGGTTATCCACGACGATCTGATTGCCGACATCGGACCTGCCGCCGCGGTGCTCGGCCGCCACGCCACGACGTCGTTCGACGCGGTCATCGACGGCAGCATGCGCGGCGTCACGCCCGGCTTCATCGACAGCCACGTCCATCTGTCGGAGACGCTGTCGCGCGCGGTATTTCCGGATAATCTCACCACACGCGCCTGGGTGTTTCACTGGGCAAAGCCCTTCTACGCCCACGTCACCGAGGAGGACGAATACTGGGGTGCGCTGCTTGGGATCACTGAGATGCTGCGCGGCGGCACGACCTGTTTTCTCGACATGGGGTCGCAATACGATCCGGGCATCGCCATCCGCGCAATGGACAAAACCGGCATACGCGGTATCACCGGGCGGCACGCGGCAGACGTTCAGCCGGAGGAGCTGCCGCGCGGCTGGGACGCCGATATGGTGGCCCATCATTTCTTTCCCGATTCGGACACTGCCCTGCATTCGCTCGAGGCGAGCGTGCTGAAATATAACGGCTCGCTCAATGGACGCGCCCGTTGCTGGGTGAACATCGAGGGCAAGGAACCGTGCTCGCTTGAACTTCATGTTGGCGCACGCGCGCTGGCCGAGAAACTCGGCGTGGGCACCACCTACCATCTCGCCACATCCATCGAGGAAGCGAATGTATCGCAGCGCAAGTTCGGCCGCTGGCCAATCACGCGCGTTCATGAGGCCGGCGGCCTCGGCGACAACCTGGTGATAGCACACGGCTCGGCCGTGTCCGATGAAGAGGTCGAACTTCTGGCTGCAAACGGCGTTAAGGTCGCCTTCTGTCCCTGCTCCTCGCTCAAACTGGGCAAGGGCGCCTCGGCGATCGGCAAGTATCCGGAGATGGTGGCTGCCGGGGTCACGGTCGGTCTCGGCACCGATGGCGTCGCTGCTGCCGGCAATCTCAGCATGATGCGTCAGATCCAGGTCAGCGCCGGGCTTTTCAAGGATGCGAGAATGAAGTCGGACGTCTTCACCGCACGACAGGCGCTGCGCGCCGCCACCATCGACGGCGCCCGTGCGCTACTGTGGGACGACGAAATCGGCTCACTCGAGATCGGCAAGAAGGCCGATCTCGTGCTATTTGATCTCGACCACGTCGAATGGACGCCGTTTCACGATCCACTACAGGCGTTGGTGTTCTCAGCCACCGGGGCTTCCGTTGCGGAGACCTGGGTGAACGGCCAGTGCCTCTTCAAAGATGGCCGCGTGCAGACCGTCGATGAGAAGGAAATTCGTACGAAGGCTCGTGAACTCGCCGCCGCCGCGGTCATCCGCGCCGGCCTGAACGACGAGCACGTGCCGACGACAACGACGCTGTACGACTGATCGCCGGCCTCGTCCGCCCTGAAATGGCGTGACATCACATCGAGCCGACGCAACTGGAAAGAGTGCATGAACTGGCAAGACTTGAATATCTCGATCGTCGCTGGCGATCGTCGCGAACAGGAAATCGCACGCTGCGCCGTGGCAGCCGGCGCCAATGTCCGCGCCTTCGGCATTCCGTGGCCGGAGGGAGGCATCGATGGCGTCCAAAGCTGCGCGTCGATGGCCGAGGCATTCGACGGGGTTGACATCGCGCTGTGCCCGATTCCCGGGATTGCGCCCGATGGCGCGCTGTTCGCGCCGTCGCATTCCGAGCGGCTGATTCCCGGTCACAGCGATCTGGCGCGGATGCGTGGACCCGGCCACATCATTCTCGGCTGGGCCGATCCCAAGCTGAAGGCGCATTGCGACGCGCTGCAGATCACCCTTCATGAATACGAGTGGGACAAGGATCTGATGCTGTTGCGCGGCCAGGCGATTGTCGAAGGCGCCCTGAAGATCATCATCGAGAACACCGATATCACGATCCATAGGGCCAACATCGTCCAGGTCGGTCAGGGCGCAATCGGCGCGCTGCTGACCCACACGCTGATTGCGCTCGGCGGGCGCGTTCATGTCGCCGCCCGCAATGCGGTGCAGCGCGCCGGCGCCTATGCGGCCGGTGCCGAAACCCACGAACTCGAGGCGTTGACGGAACTGCTGCCGAAAGCCGACATCGTCGTCACCACGGTTCCAGCGCGCCTGCTCGAACGCGAGTTGCTCAGCCTGGTTCCGAAACACGCCTTCCTGATTGACCTCTCTGCGCCGCCCGGCTGCATCGACCGCGACGCGGCGGCCGAGCTCGGCCTCAAGGCCATCTGGGGCCGCGGCCTTGGCAGCCGCGCGCCGGTCACCGTCGGACGCAGCCAGTGGAGCGGCGTCCGCAAGCGTATCGAAACCATTCTCGCCAGCCGCTGAACAGGAAACCAAACATGCCATTCGTTATCGTTGAAATGTGGGAAGGCCGCACCGTCGAGCAGAAGCGCGGTCTCGTCAAAGCCATTACCCAGGCGATGGTCGATCACGCCGACTGCAAGCCAGATCATCTCCATGTCGTGATTCACGACGTCCCAAAAGACAGCTGGGGCCGCGACGGCGTGCTGGGCATCGACAAGGAGGGCCATTGATGACCGAAGCCGCACAGTCATCGGCCCGGGTGACCGAGTACGGCCATATCCTGATGATGGTGCAGGACATGGAGGTCTCGAAGCAATTCTATGTCAGCCAGCTCGGCTTCGTGGTGCGACCTGCCAAGCCGCTCGCCGACGGACGGCCGTTCACGGCCTTCCATCAGGGCTTCGCGATCATCCAGGGTCGCACGCTCGGTCACAGGCAGATCGATCACATTGCCTTCGAGGTCGACGACATCCGCGCGATGCGCGAACGCCTGAAAACCTCCGGCGTGTCGTTCTTCAACGACCTGCACGATGGGCCTTATGGTCTGACGATCTATATTGCAGACCCTGACGGCCTCAAGGTCGAACTATATCAAGTCGGCTTGAGCGCTTGACCCCGAACATCTGCAGGCAAGGCTAGTTGCGGCCGCGGAGAAGCCCGTCGGCGATTTTTTCGGCGATCATCAGGGTTGGCAGATTGGTCTTGGCGGTCGGCAGGTCGGGCATCACCGAGGCGTCGTCGCGGCCGCCCATCTTGCAGGTGCCCGAGACGTGCCAGATACCGAACGTCTGTGCATGCAGATAGGCTTCCAGCGTCGATCGATCGGCCAGCAGGTCACGCATCGTCACGCCGTCGGTGATGAAATTCCGGATGAACCAGTGGCGAAGCCATTGTGGCCCGTCGAGCAGCGTCGAGCCGAGGCTGGTCAGGATCGCATTTTTGCGTCCGGTCCGGTTGAAGGCTCGGGTCCGCTCCGAGAAGGCCGCCGGGAAAAGATCGTCGACATGGCCGCAGACGCCGGACTGCAGCACGACGCTGGCGATCAGCGTGAACGCATCGGCCATGCGCTTCAGGTCGCTATCGGTGCCGAGCAGGTTGAGATCGATCGCCGCCTCGAGCGCGCGTCCGGCGACGCCAGCGTCACGCTACCGATGGAGGTAGGCTGGTTGCACCACAGCAGGAACAGCCCAAGCCGCTGGCCGATACTGTGCCACGAGGCGCGGTTGGAGGCGACGAAGTACAGATGGACGGCGGCGCTTTGTCTCCCGACGAGATGCGAAGCACCGCATGGTTGGGACGCCGCAGCTCAGGATCGAGCCGCAGCTGGCGGGGCAGGTAAGCGGCGGTGGTGATCGGGGGATGATCGCGCTGATTCTGGCCGACGCCGCGCCGGTCGGCGATCACCTCGATATTCAGCTTTCGCAGGGCATCGGCCGATCCGATGCCGGCGCGCATCAGAAGCGCGGGCGAGCGCAGCGCCCCTGCGGTGACGATGATGTGCTGTCCGTGGACATCGCGGTGCGCGCCACCCGCCTCGGTTCGCACGCCTGTGGCGCGGGGGCCATCGAACAGCAGGCGATCTGCGCGCGTCCGGCTCATGATGGTAAGATTCGGACGGCGGCGCACCGCTAGCGTCGGATAGGCCATAGCCGCGGACACCCGCCGGCCGTTGATGTTGGAAATTGTCGGCGGCAGCATGCCGTCGCCGAATTCGCCGTTCTGATCGTCGAGATCAGCAAAGCCGCGGCTACTGAGCTGCGACGAGATTTGCCGCGCAAAGGCCGGCCATTGCTCACGGAAGATTCGCCGGATCGGCAACGGGCCGTCGCGGCCGTGCAGCGGCCCGTCGAAATCCTGGTCACTCTCGACCTTCTTGAAGTACGGCAGCACATCGTCCCAACCCCAGCCGGAGGCACCCAGCTTAGCCCAGCAGTCGTAATCGCGCGGCAAGCCGCGATTGGCGGACTGCACATTGACGCTGGAGCCACCGCCCATGACGCGGCCCTGCTCGTAAAGCCGCTTCTTTTCTGGGTACCGGTCCGGTTCGGAAACACGTTGAGGTTCGGCCAGATCCATTTTTCGCCGCGGAACAGCGCCATCGGATAGCCGTCGAGGATCTCGGCCGGCACCGCCTCGGGCGGCGCGTCGTCGCCGGCCTCTATCAGCAGCACGACGTGGCGGGGATCGGCGGACAGCCGGTTTGCCAGTACACAGCCTGCGGAGCCGCCTCCCACGATGACAAAGTCAAAAATCTGGTCGAATTTTCAGGGAGTCACATGGCCCTTGAAGGAGTTGGCCGAAGGATGCACAATCTGGTATTGATCACATCATGTGATCACGTTTCTGAGTGTCAAGCTGGGGGTGATCATGCCACAAGGGGCGTAGGACACCGCGCAACTTTCTCATTTCGGCTTGTCAGATTACGCTGTCGCCTATTTCACGAATAGTAGGTCGTGGAACACTATAACGCGGTCGAGGAATGATGCACGGAGCCAAAAGCGATCCGCCGGTCACATCGGAGCGCCCCAAGCGCGGATCGGTCCAGGATGGAGTGCTCGCAAAGTTGCGCCGGGGCCTGATGGTGGGGGCCTTTATTCCCGGCCAGATCATCAGCATCCGACGGCTCGCCGCGCTGGTCGG is drawn from Nitrobacteraceae bacterium AZCC 2146 and contains these coding sequences:
- a CDS encoding carbon-monoxide dehydrogenase large subunit (product_source=KO:K03520; cath_funfam=3.30.365.10; cog=COG1529; ko=KO:K03520; pfam=PF01315,PF02738; smart=SM01008; superfamily=54665,56003) yields the protein MHHEDRTVKTSNSNTYVGSPLLRTEDPRLLTGGGCFLDDLHRPGTLHAVVVRSQVAHGMLRGIDSTAARALRGVHAIFCASDIEGELGRIPIRIAPLAGTEPYCQPIIASGKVRYVGEPVAIVIAESQAIAEDAAGLIDIDIDPCAPIATAAAGEQDKSILFEETGTNIASQYRIGRGDIETAFAQASYIRRERFSVQRHTAMPMEMRGLLAEWDPERGHMTVWGAAKVPFFNRKTLAGMLSLPHEKVDLIELDVGGGFGVRGEFYPEDFLVPFASRRLGRPVKWQEDRREHMMATVHSREVCCDLEIACSATGLVLGLRARVIADLGAYMSTTGGILASRTGQFLPGPYRIPHVGLEVLSVVTNKTPAGSYRGPGRFESSFFRERLFDIAARELGIDPVEFRRRNLVTSAELPYAIGQLVPYEGETSYDCGDYPAVMERCTSEIGWTEKLSLRGQLIDGRYHGLGIGCFVDSSGAGPKENARLRMEAAGRISVFVGSSALGQGIETAFAQICADALQIPMDRISIFHGSTTLLAEGFGSFHSRSMIMGGNAIVDAANRLIEICRGIAAEKWACAVETIAYADGTFRAGQRRPLGLADLTTADGAAIESHGSFGTKAKPFSYGTHAAHVAVDIATGHVALLDYVAVEDVGRMINPMIVQGQKIGSIVQGLGGVFLENLLYDDQAQLLTGSLADYLLPTSTDFPRIRAITLDLTRTTRNPLGVKGAGEDGISPVAGVIGNAIADALSAFHVEPCELPITPAALWKLIQKSQGASTALADEGPSLNRSAAPHV
- a CDS encoding carbon-monoxide dehydrogenase medium subunit (product_source=KO:K03519; cath_funfam=3.30.390.50,3.30.465.10; cog=COG1319; ko=KO:K03519; pfam=PF00941,PF03450; smart=SM01092; superfamily=55447,56176), producing the protein MKLAPITYHRADSLADAVSLLVNYKGDAKLIAGGQSLMPMLAYRLLAPDALIDIGRIDELKTIRIDAAGIRIGACVRWCDIERHSDIANGYPLLHYAIRHIAHYQVRNRGTIGGSLAHADPAAEFAAVVLACSGIMEIRGRDGTRFIEADHFFRGLLTTDLQDDEVIVAVRLPPWDPSYRWGFKEFARRSGDFALAGVSLQFSLEYGRAVRSRIVGFGVADRPVILSQAQAVLDGAEPDAQAIARVAAAAQREVDPPDDPHAPSEYRRALLGTLLERALVEALARAREPS
- a CDS encoding putative spermidine/putrescine transport system substrate-binding protein (product_source=KO:K02055; cath_funfam=3.40.190.10; cog=COG0687; ko=KO:K02055; pfam=PF13416; superfamily=53850; transmembrane_helix_parts=Inside_1_19,TMhelix_20_39,Outside_40_357), with the protein product MADRLKDTHAISLRMSRRRAIAGGAALAFTLPFAHSSLAQARKSITSTVVGGTFQKVYDETLVKPFEAANNVDVALKIGSPNEWLASAIMNRFAPELDVLLLPYPDSIRAVKAGICEELTVAELPNLADVYPQFIDGYAKQGVGIDFISFGLIHRTDSKLAKPVSWMDLFKPEYKGKIAIPTLSISGGVQFLLTMAQLHGGSVDNIEPGFEAVKRMKPNIMRFYTSKSEGQQIMERGTAALIMGEHNVAAALIDNAVPIEFLTPAEGVMVGMISLHVVKNSKNTQAAKNFVNFTISSEANGAFNSRLIAGPTNKKVVLKPEIAARIPTYEHLLFPDWNKIVDRLPTWLERWNREIVG
- a CDS encoding aerobic-type carbon monoxide dehydrogenase small subunit (CoxS/CutS family) (product_source=COG2080; cath_funfam=3.30.365.10; cog=COG2080; pfam=PF01799; superfamily=47741,54292); this translates as MTNPTRVNFTVNGVPSKVLVEPRRTLADCLRHDLNLTGTHVGCEHGVCGACTVIVDGDAVRSCLMLAVQAEGGNLATVESLGSAESMSVLQQAFQDNHALQCGFCTPGILMTAHALLGREPRASDERITEVLSGNICRCTGYIPIVKAIAQARNILADASRGPHSEDV